The following are from one region of the Bacteroidales bacterium genome:
- a CDS encoding T9SS type A sorting domain-containing protein — translation MKNFRLFTIALFIACFSYPVSSQTTSLGDTLGAFNAGILTPTPDRSLRGIEFAESHYWLTGFDPDAGWQRKLYKINAEGDSLIQYWTYSTLMENWVDLAYDGEFLYGAGIDTVYQVDMTTSQRTGVQFKTPPYYHRGLTYDPATGHFWVSGDDNLIYEMDIQGNVIKAVPFIQDLPTSGLAWDTWTEGGPYLWVFSMKYTSTDVRPKAYQINPANGQLTGVTFEGVNMNPFGVDQAFSFTLSDQIIPGKVVFAALQGSNYQTNNDQLAWVVLYDLSPETTGVPGPEVVVSPNAIQNDLLPGDSVYVPVYIGNLSELWDLNWFATLEYPNMGTTDPGSGLFQFDVTALTDPDFDKNMRSMTFINDQIYIITYPDFGVPAYIYRIAKDGSEIISKDIIPGGFGSTWYSITSDGEYLYAASQYVIAKIDPETYQTIDFTINTNFFAASMAIDPQNENFYLANGGIIRKISKQGQQLNFYTTLYNIKGLAWDSWSPGAPYLWVYHQSGSTGAIEAIRLEPETGNQTGVSFAGANLSIDSTYIDMAKNIFVSPDWQENKLVMLALHDSFTELGEGADQIVVYDLDVIPPPGWIKLLPPSAGTAGPQETDTLYIRLMAIMEDTLMNANLVINSNDVLNPKIYVPVNFMMLPNTTTGISELNSTGDGLIRSMFPNPAAETVNLQFGEAIVNGRIEIYNTLGTLVFSNEIGRNAGTYSFDIRNLSSGLYHLIILNGSSKDQRKLMIR, via the coding sequence ATGAAAAATTTCAGACTCTTTACCATCGCTCTTTTTATAGCTTGCTTTTCTTATCCTGTTTCTTCTCAGACAACAAGCCTAGGAGATACCTTAGGTGCATTTAACGCCGGTATTTTAACACCAACGCCCGATCGCAGTTTACGCGGTATTGAGTTTGCAGAAAGTCATTACTGGCTTACTGGCTTTGATCCGGATGCAGGATGGCAGCGTAAATTATATAAAATCAATGCAGAAGGTGATTCTCTTATTCAATACTGGACATATAGCACTCTCATGGAAAACTGGGTTGACCTGGCTTATGATGGTGAATTTCTTTACGGAGCCGGTATTGATACTGTTTACCAGGTTGACATGACAACCAGCCAGAGAACAGGGGTTCAATTTAAGACGCCTCCGTATTATCACCGCGGCCTTACTTATGATCCTGCCACCGGTCACTTTTGGGTAAGCGGCGATGACAATCTCATTTATGAAATGGATATCCAGGGAAATGTTATCAAAGCTGTTCCCTTTATCCAGGATCTTCCAACATCCGGACTTGCATGGGACACTTGGACCGAGGGCGGCCCCTATCTCTGGGTTTTTTCAATGAAATATACATCTACCGACGTGCGCCCAAAGGCCTACCAGATCAATCCTGCCAATGGGCAATTAACCGGTGTAACTTTTGAAGGCGTTAACATGAATCCTTTTGGCGTTGACCAGGCATTTTCTTTCACCTTGTCCGATCAGATCATTCCCGGAAAAGTTGTATTTGCCGCCTTGCAGGGATCAAATTACCAAACAAATAATGATCAGTTGGCCTGGGTGGTGCTTTACGACCTTTCCCCTGAAACCACTGGCGTTCCCGGGCCTGAAGTCGTTGTCTCGCCCAATGCCATCCAGAACGACCTGCTTCCGGGAGATTCTGTTTATGTGCCGGTATATATTGGCAACCTCTCTGAATTGTGGGATCTTAACTGGTTCGCAACCCTCGAATATCCCAACATGGGCACTACTGATCCCGGTTCGGGATTGTTTCAATTTGATGTCACTGCCCTGACTGATCCCGACTTTGACAAGAACATGCGCTCCATGACTTTTATCAACGATCAGATATACATCATTACATACCCCGATTTTGGTGTTCCGGCCTATATCTACCGGATTGCAAAAGATGGTTCTGAGATCATAAGTAAAGACATTATTCCAGGCGGTTTTGGCAGTACCTGGTATTCCATCACTTCCGACGGTGAATACCTGTATGCTGCTTCACAGTATGTGATCGCAAAGATTGACCCCGAAACATACCAAACCATTGATTTCACTATTAATACAAATTTCTTTGCAGCCTCCATGGCCATTGATCCGCAGAATGAAAACTTTTATCTTGCCAACGGCGGGATCATAAGAAAGATCAGCAAACAAGGGCAGCAACTGAATTTCTACACTACTCTTTATAATATCAAAGGCCTGGCATGGGATAGCTGGTCGCCGGGTGCGCCTTATCTTTGGGTGTATCATCAGTCAGGATCAACAGGCGCGATTGAAGCAATACGCCTTGAGCCGGAAACCGGTAACCAGACGGGTGTTTCATTCGCCGGCGCGAACCTGAGCATCGACAGCACCTACATTGATATGGCTAAGAACATTTTTGTAAGCCCCGACTGGCAGGAAAACAAGCTGGTAATGCTTGCATTGCACGACAGTTTCACCGAATTGGGTGAAGGCGCAGACCAGATTGTTGTTTATGATCTTGACGTTATTCCACCTCCGGGATGGATCAAGTTGTTGCCACCTTCGGCAGGTACAGCCGGTCCACAGGAAACCGATACACTCTATATCCGGCTCATGGCTATAATGGAAGACACACTGATGAATGCCAACCTTGTGATCAATAGCAATGATGTGTTGAATCCGAAAATATATGTTCCTGTAAACTTTATGATGCTTCCGAACACCACAACGGGTATCAGTGAGTTAAATTCAACAGGCGATGGCCTGATCAGAAGCATGTTCCCGAACCCGGCCGCCGAAACTGTAAATCTGCAGTTTGGTGAAGCCATTGTTAACGGACGGATTGAAATTTACAATACTTTGGGAACTTTGGTGTTCTCCAACGAAATTGGAAGAAATGCCGGTACTTACAGTTTTGATATCAGAAATCTTTCAAGCGGACTCTATCACCTTATCATATTAAACGGAAGTTCAAAAGATCAGCGAAAACTGATGATCCGTTAA
- a CDS encoding choice-of-anchor D domain-containing protein, which produces MKKLLLLSTILFSALVMIAPINISAQPGIFVNSYYLDYGDIAFGETYTTYITIWNLGDGILEINDITFSNDDFSAAATSLNITAGTYENVDVVFTPSAVAVYNETMMVFSNDTANPVNVSPITANVIIPAPEYLVADVQGNDVELSWGNDGPESSWLGYDNGIANASLGISQAGSFRIAARWPASALNDFIGNTISRVAFFPTGEFTGYTAKIWKGQNAGTLVYEQIATDLSYNEWNELQFEVQVEIEPNEEYWVGFELTQYNSFDGSAAFDIGPAVAGFGDMVNLGSDWFAATYAGFDYNWLIRVMLLDQENPESLVVLGLPEEPLQPSEAELVESTEEILFPATTNIQLLNLDLLGYNIYRDGSLLYPEPLNDGLFVDSNVDPGVYVYGVTAVFDVGESSPVERTVQVGAPGLLIDPAFISETLEGGEVWTMLLTLSNTGASDLDWQVNELPFWLSLSSNSGTISAGDSATNITLTVNTTGMGTSYELLLPFVTNNLNNPVTNLPVIINLEWTVLLLANPSSLDFGMQGVGQMSLSEVEITNLSDALIMLFSGQTGTDDFASYMPTWSIPAGESISVTVSFTPSAPGDFLDTLSIEYFGYQGTGELKVPMQGEGVIMPPSNLTASLDENIVTLNWLPPGASPDVLRFGNGEPFSSIATSNGTYELAARFMPFELMPYNNKQLDQVGFYLTGNNADFTLKVYSGEFADSALISLPLNNLVADQWNDIALPFPIAIAGLDYLWIGYEMEVEGLEYNAGVDGGPAIPGSGDLLRINGSEWTTLYAYGFSKNWNIRGLVSDAINGDSLVLQAGQSATLPENLNLIGYHVYRDSMQLTTNPISELSFTDTIEEGETYLYGVTAVFSYGESSPASNVVGIPAALTMPAGWEFTPTAMPHNIHIPEAIQQIGMSLSPGDMIGVFYNDYGVDKCAGVIQWNANHAVLTAYGNDPDTPVKDGFEFNEPIQWKVYMQQTSATANIVATYDHNMPHFEGLFKMLGLSMVESLELGTVGVEDVFARNTGVNIYPNPSNGQVTLSGISGGDQVNVYDNSGRLILSRYSEQSFMQLNINQHGLYLVEILGQQEVERKKLIIQ; this is translated from the coding sequence ATGAAAAAGCTACTTCTCCTCTCAACGATTTTATTTTCTGCGCTCGTAATGATCGCACCCATAAATATTTCAGCTCAGCCAGGTATTTTTGTCAACAGCTATTACCTGGATTATGGTGATATTGCTTTTGGTGAAACCTATACAACTTACATCACCATCTGGAATCTGGGCGATGGTATTCTCGAGATTAATGATATCACTTTCAGCAATGACGACTTCAGCGCTGCAGCAACTAGCCTCAACATAACTGCCGGAACCTACGAAAATGTGGATGTTGTTTTTACGCCATCCGCGGTTGCTGTTTATAATGAAACCATGATGGTTTTCAGCAACGATACGGCTAATCCGGTGAATGTATCACCCATCACCGCAAATGTCATCATTCCTGCCCCTGAGTACCTGGTGGCTGATGTTCAGGGGAATGATGTGGAACTTTCATGGGGCAATGACGGGCCTGAAAGTAGCTGGCTGGGTTACGACAATGGAATAGCAAACGCTTCCCTTGGCATTTCACAGGCGGGCTCATTCCGAATTGCCGCAAGATGGCCGGCATCGGCGCTTAATGATTTCATTGGTAATACCATTTCAAGGGTTGCATTTTTCCCTACCGGTGAATTTACCGGCTACACTGCCAAAATATGGAAAGGTCAAAATGCCGGAACCCTTGTGTATGAACAAATTGCAACGGATCTAAGTTACAATGAGTGGAATGAGCTCCAGTTTGAAGTTCAGGTTGAGATTGAACCCAACGAAGAATATTGGGTGGGATTTGAGCTCACACAATACAATAGTTTTGATGGCTCGGCCGCTTTTGACATAGGTCCGGCTGTTGCCGGGTTCGGAGATATGGTTAACCTGGGTAGCGACTGGTTTGCTGCTACCTATGCCGGATTTGATTATAACTGGCTCATCCGGGTGATGCTGCTGGATCAGGAAAACCCCGAGTCACTCGTAGTTCTGGGTCTTCCTGAAGAACCGCTTCAGCCTTCAGAGGCTGAACTGGTTGAAAGTACTGAAGAAATTCTTTTCCCGGCTACAACCAACATTCAGTTGCTGAATCTTGACCTGCTCGGATATAATATTTACCGGGATGGTTCACTGCTATATCCTGAGCCGCTTAACGATGGCCTCTTTGTTGATAGCAATGTTGATCCCGGAGTGTATGTTTATGGTGTGACTGCTGTCTTTGATGTAGGAGAGAGTTCGCCTGTTGAGAGAACCGTGCAGGTTGGCGCACCGGGCCTTCTTATTGATCCTGCTTTTATTTCTGAGACTCTTGAAGGTGGAGAGGTCTGGACGATGTTATTAACACTCAGCAATACCGGAGCTTCCGACCTGGACTGGCAGGTTAATGAGCTTCCATTCTGGCTAAGCCTTTCCAGCAACAGCGGAACTATATCCGCTGGTGATTCAGCTACAAATATTACACTTACCGTGAACACAACGGGAATGGGGACTTCCTATGAATTGTTGCTTCCATTTGTAACCAACAATTTAAATAACCCAGTTACCAATTTGCCAGTGATCATTAATTTGGAATGGACGGTTCTTTTGCTTGCTAATCCTTCCAGCCTTGATTTCGGCATGCAAGGTGTAGGGCAAATGTCGCTGTCAGAAGTTGAAATCACTAACCTGAGTGATGCACTGATCATGCTGTTTTCGGGTCAGACAGGAACTGATGATTTTGCATCTTACATGCCAACATGGTCTATTCCGGCTGGTGAAAGCATTTCTGTAACTGTGAGTTTCACCCCTTCAGCCCCTGGTGATTTTCTTGATACCTTGTCTATTGAATATTTTGGCTACCAGGGAACAGGTGAGTTGAAGGTGCCAATGCAAGGCGAAGGTGTCATTATGCCTCCATCGAACCTTACAGCCTCGCTTGACGAAAATATTGTTACCCTCAACTGGCTTCCGCCAGGGGCTTCGCCCGATGTATTACGTTTTGGAAATGGGGAGCCTTTTTCAAGTATTGCAACTTCCAATGGCACTTATGAACTGGCAGCCCGTTTCATGCCTTTCGAACTGATGCCATATAATAATAAACAACTTGACCAGGTTGGTTTTTATCTCACAGGAAACAATGCAGACTTCACACTTAAGGTTTATTCCGGAGAATTTGCTGACTCCGCCTTGATCAGTCTTCCATTAAATAACCTGGTGGCTGATCAATGGAATGATATTGCACTTCCTTTCCCCATTGCCATTGCCGGTCTCGATTATCTCTGGATCGGATATGAAATGGAAGTGGAAGGCCTTGAATATAACGCAGGAGTTGATGGCGGCCCGGCCATACCCGGATCAGGCGACCTTTTGAGGATCAATGGTTCAGAATGGACTACACTGTATGCTTATGGTTTTTCTAAAAACTGGAATATCCGGGGACTTGTTTCCGATGCCATCAATGGTGATAGCCTGGTGCTGCAGGCTGGGCAGTCAGCAACCTTACCTGAAAACCTCAATCTCATCGGATACCATGTTTACCGCGATAGTATGCAGCTTACCACCAACCCAATTTCAGAACTGAGTTTTACTGACACCATTGAAGAAGGGGAAACCTATTTATATGGGGTAACTGCTGTATTTAGCTATGGCGAAAGCAGCCCTGCCAGCAATGTTGTTGGAATTCCGGCAGCACTCACCATGCCGGCGGGTTGGGAGTTTACTCCCACAGCCATGCCTCACAACATTCACATCCCGGAAGCCATTCAGCAGATTGGCATGAGCCTCAGCCCAGGTGATATGATAGGAGTGTTTTATAATGATTATGGTGTTGACAAATGTGCCGGCGTTATTCAATGGAATGCGAACCATGCCGTGCTGACCGCCTATGGCAACGACCCTGACACGCCTGTGAAAGATGGTTTTGAATTCAATGAACCCATCCAATGGAAAGTGTATATGCAGCAAACCAGCGCTACGGCCAACATTGTGGCAACCTACGATCATAACATGCCACATTTTGAAGGCCTCTTTAAGATGCTGGGATTGTCAATGGTTGAATCGCTTGAGCTTGGTACAGTGGGTGTTGAAGATGTGTTTGCCCGAAACACAGGGGTCAATATTTATCCGAACCCTTCAAACGGCCAGGTCACCCTCAGCGGTATTTCAGGCGGCGACCAGGTGAATGTTTATGATAACAGCGGAAGATTGATACTCAGCAGATATTCTGAGCAATCCTTCATGCAACTGAACATCAACCAGCATGGTCTGTACCTTGTTGAAATCCTGGGGCAGCAGGAAGTTGAGAGGAAGAAGTTGATCATCCAGTAA
- a CDS encoding FprA family A-type flavoprotein — MDNTRILDLTTDVKWIGVLDPDLVTFDVVMETKYGTTYNSFFVDDVEKTIIETTKEKFWDVYEAKIRKLTDPAEIKYIILNHTEPDHSGNLKNLLSIAPDATVIGSGNAIRYLNDMLGEPFRHRIVKDGDILNTGKKTFKFISAPNLHWPDSMYTWLEEDKVLFTCDSFGAHYCDERMFDDLVGNWDEAFKYYFDVILKPYSKFILKAIDKIRPLPINIIATGHGPILRSDWKKYVQLSEDYAKEYIGLPEKNRVFIPYVSAYQNTGIMAEKIADGIRSAGNIEVDVCDIEMMPLGDIDEKIARCNGLLIGSPTINQTILLQIFQLFALINPIRDRGKLAGSFGSYGWSGEAEKIIAANIESLKLKYMGEAFFTKFTPHEPELEKAFEYGTRFGGQLLKILENDKDE, encoded by the coding sequence ATGGACAACACAAGAATACTTGACCTAACTACCGATGTAAAATGGATAGGCGTGCTGGACCCAGATCTGGTGACTTTTGATGTGGTGATGGAAACCAAGTACGGAACAACCTATAATTCCTTTTTTGTTGACGATGTTGAAAAAACCATCATCGAAACCACCAAGGAAAAATTCTGGGATGTTTACGAGGCAAAAATCCGCAAGCTTACCGATCCCGCTGAAATAAAGTATATTATCCTCAATCACACTGAACCAGATCATTCCGGCAATCTGAAAAATCTGCTCAGCATTGCTCCAGATGCCACGGTGATTGGAAGCGGCAATGCCATCCGCTACCTGAACGATATGCTTGGCGAACCTTTCAGGCATCGGATCGTAAAAGACGGCGACATTTTAAACACCGGCAAAAAAACCTTTAAATTCATCAGCGCACCCAACCTGCATTGGCCTGATTCAATGTATACCTGGCTAGAAGAGGATAAGGTACTTTTTACCTGCGATTCTTTTGGCGCCCACTATTGCGATGAGCGCATGTTCGACGATCTGGTTGGTAACTGGGACGAAGCCTTCAAATATTATTTTGATGTGATCCTGAAGCCTTATAGCAAGTTTATACTGAAAGCCATTGATAAAATTCGTCCCTTGCCCATCAATATTATTGCTACCGGCCACGGACCCATTTTGCGGTCGGACTGGAAAAAATATGTTCAGCTTTCAGAAGATTATGCGAAGGAATATATTGGCCTGCCTGAGAAAAACAGGGTTTTCATTCCCTATGTTTCAGCTTATCAGAATACGGGCATCATGGCCGAAAAGATAGCCGATGGCATACGCAGCGCCGGTAACATTGAAGTGGATGTATGTGATATAGAAATGATGCCGCTTGGCGACATTGATGAAAAAATTGCCCGTTGCAATGGTTTGCTCATCGGCAGTCCGACAATCAATCAGACTATACTTCTTCAGATATTCCAGCTTTTTGCCCTCATCAACCCAATTCGCGATCGCGGCAAGCTGGCCGGCTCATTTGGTTCGTATGGCTGGAGTGGCGAAGCCGAAAAAATTATTGCAGCAAATATTGAGAGCCTGAAACTAAAATACATGGGCGAAGCGTTTTTCACAAAGTTTACACCCCATGAACCGGAACTTGAAAAAGCTTTTGAGTACGGCACAAGGTTTGGTGGCCAATTGCTGAAAATCCTGGAAAATGATAAAGACGAATAA